The following coding sequences are from one Desulfosporosinus orientis DSM 765 window:
- a CDS encoding complex I subunit 4 family protein, with amino-acid sequence MSALPALPTVSSISMILPFTLLAPLVAMLTIVFLPKEETKTIKIVAALGMFVSLVLSLYAFAAYDWAQGGMQYTLTIPWVPDLGVTLALGVDGISLPMLLLTNLIGFSSIYASWNIDKRVKEFFILLLILIAGVMGTFIARDLFIFFLFYEIVVIPIYIMVIIWGSTKRVTKEYAAMKLTIFLLIGSAFLLVGMVALYLAAGSNGNPTFMFDQLAARQDLYSPAFQKVAFALMIVGFGSLISMFPFHSWSPDGYAGAPTAVSMIHAGVLKKIGGYGLIRLGIFVLPIGAKFWAPYIATLAVVSVLYAAFIALAQKDLKYVVGYSSVSHMGYVIIAVAALSPTAATGAVAMMFAHGVMAALFFSMIGFIYEKTHTRNIADLGGLAHQMPRLAIGFMIAGMASLGLPGTVNFIAEFTIFMGSIKALPVQTVLGIAGIIFTAVYILRTIANVLFGPRRSEWDYLKDIRGPELVPLVVFGFVIFVGGIFPNLVLGMINTGVTSSGLAKVLEMVSQAKMGGLF; translated from the coding sequence ATGTCTGCACTACCAGCACTACCAACAGTGAGTTCAATATCCATGATCCTGCCCTTCACGCTGCTGGCACCCCTCGTGGCTATGCTAACCATTGTTTTCCTGCCCAAGGAAGAGACAAAAACTATAAAAATCGTAGCCGCTCTGGGTATGTTCGTATCCTTAGTGCTTTCTCTTTATGCCTTTGCAGCCTATGATTGGGCGCAGGGGGGAATGCAGTACACGCTGACCATTCCCTGGGTTCCGGATTTGGGCGTGACCTTAGCTTTGGGTGTGGATGGCATAAGTTTACCCATGCTGCTGCTCACAAACCTGATTGGTTTTTCGTCTATCTATGCTTCCTGGAATATTGACAAGCGTGTCAAAGAGTTCTTTATCCTGCTCCTTATTCTGATTGCCGGTGTCATGGGCACCTTCATTGCCCGGGATCTGTTTATCTTCTTCCTTTTCTATGAAATTGTGGTTATCCCAATCTACATCATGGTTATCATCTGGGGGAGCACCAAACGGGTTACTAAGGAATACGCCGCTATGAAACTGACCATTTTCCTGCTGATTGGATCGGCTTTCCTCTTGGTTGGCATGGTCGCTCTCTACTTGGCAGCAGGTTCAAACGGCAATCCTACCTTTATGTTTGATCAGCTGGCAGCCCGGCAGGACCTCTACAGTCCGGCTTTCCAAAAAGTTGCCTTTGCTTTAATGATTGTAGGTTTTGGTTCCTTGATTTCCATGTTTCCTTTCCACTCCTGGTCTCCTGATGGTTATGCCGGAGCACCTACGGCAGTGAGTATGATTCACGCCGGGGTCTTGAAGAAGATCGGGGGCTACGGTTTAATTCGCTTAGGTATTTTTGTCCTGCCCATTGGTGCTAAGTTCTGGGCGCCTTATATAGCTACTCTGGCTGTGGTCAGTGTCCTGTATGCCGCCTTTATTGCTTTGGCTCAAAAAGACCTGAAATATGTGGTGGGATATTCATCCGTCAGCCATATGGGATATGTTATCATCGCTGTGGCCGCCTTGAGTCCTACTGCGGCAACAGGAGCTGTGGCAATGATGTTTGCCCATGGTGTGATGGCAGCTCTCTTCTTCTCCATGATCGGGTTCATCTATGAGAAAACACATACCCGCAATATTGCCGATTTGGGCGGACTGGCGCATCAGATGCCCCGTTTGGCCATTGGTTTCATGATTGCAGGGATGGCTTCCCTGGGATTGCCCGGCACGGTTAATTTTATTGCTGAATTTACCATCTTCATGGGCTCTATTAAGGCTTTGCCTGTGCAAACAGTGTTAGGGATTGCTGGGATTATCTTCACGGCAGTCTACATCTTGAGAACCATTGCCAATGTCCTCTTTGGACCCCGCCGCTCCGAATGGGATTATCTAAAAGACATTCGCGGGCCGGAACTGGTGCCTTTAGTTGTATTTGGCTTCGTGATCTTTGTTGGCGGGATATTCCCCAACTTAGTCTTGGGTATGATTAATACCGGAGTTACCTCCTCAGGCCTTGCCAAGGTCCTTGAGATGGTGAGTCAGGCGAAGATGGGAGGGTTGTTCTAA